The following coding sequences lie in one Nitratireductor mangrovi genomic window:
- a CDS encoding transporter, translated as MPSAEEIQSYLVGAWRLMNGKPEAIRMFDLSADGFWNSFYAILIAVPALTVGWATVASEVGDGTGGRVATVALLGVIDIATWVLPLVAFAFLSRPLGVGDRFVAYVVAGNWGSALLVWIMLPPALIRLVFPGWQDAATLLSIAVFVVSLALTWRLTNAVIDRGAALATGVFALMLAMSIAVLVTLQGLFGIEVPAAG; from the coding sequence ATGCCCTCGGCGGAGGAAATTCAAAGCTATCTGGTGGGTGCCTGGCGGTTGATGAACGGCAAGCCCGAGGCGATCCGCATGTTCGACCTTTCGGCCGACGGCTTCTGGAACTCGTTCTATGCCATCCTGATCGCCGTTCCGGCCCTGACGGTCGGCTGGGCGACCGTCGCCAGCGAAGTCGGAGACGGCACCGGCGGACGCGTCGCCACGGTTGCGCTGCTCGGCGTGATCGACATCGCCACGTGGGTGCTGCCGCTGGTCGCCTTCGCGTTCCTGTCGCGCCCGCTCGGCGTCGGCGACCGCTTCGTCGCCTACGTGGTCGCCGGCAATTGGGGCTCGGCGCTGCTGGTCTGGATCATGCTGCCGCCGGCGCTCATCCGGCTGGTCTTTCCCGGCTGGCAGGACGCGGCGACCCTGCTCTCGATCGCCGTCTTCGTGGTGTCGCTGGCACTCACCTGGCGGCTTACCAACGCGGTCATCGACCGCGGCGCCGCGCTCGCCACCGGAGTCTTTGCGCTCATGCTGGCGATGTCGATCGCGGTGCTCGTTACGCTTCAGGGGCTGTTCGGCATCGAGGTGCCGGCAGCCGGCTGA
- a CDS encoding MFS transporter, whose amino-acid sequence MSKIDQAFLPAGSAPQAIPRKAFLLTACVAVVGSNSLALGPIAPEVARGFGVSVPAVMTASAGFGLATAASALFLPRHIDRIGSHRVLRHALALLALALLLSAAAPTVMMLVVAQLLAGIAAGVALPAIYATAAAIAPRGRESETIGVVLTGWTLSMVAGVSLSAVIADAVHWRAVFAAVAFLALAAFAAMALSRNDDAGSGTVAPPPLQALAIPGVAPLLVACCAFMAAFYGIYGYLGDHLVIGLGHAVSANGLLAVSYGLGFGSAAFLDRVIDRMGPRRAMPLAYMLVGAIYVAMAVAGGSYWAIIGIVFFWGLVNHFGLNVLVMRLAAIDPARRGTIMGLNSAVTYFAVFLGTTGFGPVYADWGFAAAAMLAAGLMIIAALAALVRQPAAGTSMPNSP is encoded by the coding sequence ATGTCGAAGATAGATCAAGCTTTCCTCCCTGCTGGTTCGGCGCCGCAAGCCATTCCCCGGAAGGCCTTCCTGTTGACCGCTTGCGTCGCCGTGGTTGGCAGCAACTCGCTGGCGCTCGGGCCGATCGCACCGGAGGTCGCAAGGGGATTTGGTGTTTCGGTCCCCGCCGTGATGACCGCGTCGGCGGGTTTCGGATTGGCGACAGCGGCGAGCGCGCTGTTCCTTCCGCGGCACATCGATCGCATCGGTTCGCATCGTGTGCTGCGCCATGCCCTCGCACTGCTCGCGTTGGCGCTTCTGCTGAGCGCTGCCGCGCCAACGGTCATGATGCTGGTCGTCGCGCAACTGCTCGCGGGCATTGCCGCCGGCGTAGCCCTGCCGGCCATCTACGCCACCGCCGCAGCGATCGCGCCGCGCGGCCGCGAAAGCGAAACCATTGGCGTGGTACTGACCGGCTGGACCCTGAGCATGGTCGCCGGCGTGTCGCTGTCGGCCGTCATCGCAGATGCTGTCCACTGGCGTGCCGTCTTCGCGGCGGTCGCGTTCCTGGCGCTGGCAGCCTTCGCGGCAATGGCGTTGTCGAGGAACGACGACGCGGGCTCGGGCACGGTGGCACCGCCGCCACTTCAGGCGCTGGCGATTCCGGGTGTCGCGCCGCTGCTGGTTGCGTGCTGCGCCTTCATGGCTGCCTTTTACGGGATCTACGGCTATCTCGGCGACCATCTGGTGATCGGCCTCGGCCACGCTGTCAGCGCCAATGGGCTGCTTGCCGTATCCTACGGTCTGGGTTTCGGCAGCGCCGCCTTCCTTGACCGCGTGATCGATCGAATGGGGCCGCGTCGAGCCATGCCGCTCGCCTATATGCTGGTTGGCGCGATCTATGTTGCAATGGCTGTCGCAGGCGGTTCTTACTGGGCCATCATCGGCATCGTCTTCTTCTGGGGACTGGTGAACCATTTCGGCCTCAACGTCCTGGTCATGCGGCTGGCTGCCATCGATCCGGCCCGACGCGGCACGATCATGGGGCTGAACAGCGCGGTGACCTATTTCGCCGTATTTCTAGGGACGACCGGCTTCGGACCTGTCTATGCGGATTGGGGTTTTGCGGCCGCCGCCATGCTTGCCGCGGGGCTGATGATCATTGCCGCGCTGGCGGCGCTTGTGCGTCAGCCGGCTGCCGGCACCTCGATGCCGAACAGCCCCTGA